A window of the Lactuca sativa cultivar Salinas chromosome 5, Lsat_Salinas_v11, whole genome shotgun sequence genome harbors these coding sequences:
- the LOC111877722 gene encoding uncharacterized protein LOC111877722 codes for MGPRISFSNDFVESNHHENSYTEAPVSSDFEFSVPSFSSNSADGVFFKGKLPPLKEKQGLTLRDELLAGHDDDDNGGGDGVFIHHKNSTGWWREKFGLRKTQNGKTTDHKNLGGLETIDEAKIKPTFYSPKYTGSNRYK; via the coding sequence ATGGGCCCAAGAATCTCCTTCTCAAACGATTTCGTTGAATCAAACCACCATGAAAACAGTTACACAGAAGCTCCAGTCTCTTCTGATTTCGAGTTTTCCGTTCCTTCTTTCTCTTCAAACTCTGCAGATGGTGTTTTCTTCAAAGGCAAGCTTCCGCCATTGAAGGAGAAGCAGGGGCTTACACTCAGAGATGAGCTTCTTGCAggtcatgatgatgatgataatggtggtggtgatggcgtCTTCATCCACCATAAGAACTCAACAGGATGGTGGAGAGAGAAGTTTGGACTTCGAAAAACTCAAAATGGGAAAACAACTGATCATAAGAATCTTGGAGGATTAGAGACCATTGATGAAGCAAAGATCAAGCCTACCTTTTACAGTCCAAAGTACACAG